A region of Pyxidicoccus parkwaysis DNA encodes the following proteins:
- a CDS encoding DUF4870 domain-containing protein, translating to METPPREQMGSFISGSPMPTQDEKTMALLAHIGTVLANLVVGFGFLVPLILMLTKGKESSFIREHSVESLNFQITCIIGFVIGGITSCLGVGLVVIAVVWVASVVFAIIAGLKANEGRLYKYPVAIRLVK from the coding sequence ATGGAGACTCCGCCGCGGGAGCAGATGGGTTCGTTCATCAGTGGTTCACCGATGCCGACCCAGGACGAGAAGACGATGGCCCTGCTGGCCCACATCGGCACGGTGTTGGCCAACCTGGTCGTGGGTTTCGGCTTCCTCGTCCCGCTCATCCTCATGCTGACGAAGGGCAAGGAGTCGTCCTTCATCCGCGAGCACTCGGTCGAGTCGCTCAACTTTCAAATCACCTGCATCATCGGCTTCGTCATCGGCGGCATCACCTCGTGCCTGGGCGTCGGCCTGGTCGTCATCGCCGTCGTGTGGGTGGCTTCCGTGGTGTTCGCCATCATCGCGGGCCTGAAGGCGAATGAGGGCCGGCTCTACAAGTACCCGGTCGCCATCCGACTGGTGAAGTAG
- the moaA gene encoding GTP 3',8-cyclase MoaA, whose protein sequence is MTTTAPQPPPDPLAPPLLDAQGRRMTYLRLSITDRCNFRCTYCSPASWGGKKDLLTAEELARISAVFASMGIRRVRLTGGEPLIRPDIVDVSRRIAALPGIRNVAITTNASHLAALAVPLREAGVTQLNISLDTLSPETFRRISKQGDFDAILRGIDAAAAAGYASLKLNAVVMRGVNDGEAAALVAYAHARGITPRFIELMPFGQGQPVPTAELVEQLRASGLALEPEPEEQEEAAASPTSGPARYWRTPAGRVGFISPLTQNFCGGCNRVRVASNGDLRSCLGGRAQAPLHQLIRGGATDVELAVAIRRALGDKPDGHRFTEPGNDATLLSMMGIGG, encoded by the coding sequence GTGACGACCACCGCCCCTCAGCCCCCGCCGGACCCGCTCGCCCCGCCGCTGCTGGATGCGCAGGGGCGCCGCATGACGTACCTGCGGCTGAGCATCACGGACCGGTGCAACTTCCGCTGCACCTACTGCTCGCCCGCTTCCTGGGGCGGCAAGAAGGACCTGCTCACCGCCGAGGAATTGGCGCGCATCTCCGCCGTCTTCGCGAGCATGGGCATCCGCCGCGTGCGCCTGACGGGCGGGGAGCCGCTCATCCGCCCGGACATCGTGGACGTGTCGCGGCGCATCGCCGCGCTGCCCGGCATCCGGAACGTGGCGATTACGACCAACGCCAGCCACCTCGCGGCGCTCGCGGTGCCATTGCGCGAGGCCGGCGTCACGCAGCTCAACATCAGCCTGGACACGCTCTCTCCGGAGACGTTCCGCCGCATCTCCAAGCAGGGTGACTTCGACGCGATTCTGCGCGGCATCGACGCCGCCGCGGCAGCGGGCTACGCGTCGCTGAAGCTCAACGCGGTGGTGATGCGCGGCGTGAATGACGGCGAGGCCGCCGCGCTGGTGGCATACGCACACGCGCGCGGCATCACCCCTCGCTTCATCGAGTTGATGCCCTTCGGCCAGGGCCAGCCGGTGCCCACCGCCGAGCTCGTCGAGCAGCTTCGGGCCTCGGGCCTGGCGCTGGAGCCCGAGCCGGAGGAGCAGGAGGAGGCCGCCGCCTCCCCCACCTCCGGCCCCGCGCGCTACTGGCGCACTCCGGCGGGCCGCGTGGGCTTCATCTCGCCGCTGACCCAGAACTTCTGTGGCGGGTGCAACCGCGTGCGCGTGGCGTCCAACGGGGATTTGCGCAGCTGCCTCGGCGGGCGTGCACAGGCGCCGCTGCACCAGCTCATCCGTGGCGGTGCCACCGACGTGGAGCTGGCCGTGGCCATCCGCCGCGCGCTGGGCGACAAGCCGGACGGGCACCGCTTCACCGAGCCCGGCAACGACGCCACGCTGCTGTCCATGATGGGCATTGGCGGCTGA